In a single window of the Gossypium hirsutum isolate 1008001.06 chromosome D02, Gossypium_hirsutum_v2.1, whole genome shotgun sequence genome:
- the LOC107910682 gene encoding bromodomain-containing protein DDB_G0270170 isoform X2, with translation MKRKKGRPSLLELQKRSLKQHQQQQALQQNPLNVLNTISSTNSSRRSARRNPNLHGGSPIPDWIAGGGGDDDDDDDDDERQQKKHKLLLGLNSSRNHHHYPIPSAHNSASCGSDSNADGGDPEASLKRRKGEKVSKTTHTLHGSPVEFGPTTPLPDKKLLLFILDRLQKKDTYGVFSEPVDLKELPDYCDIVANPMDFSTVRKKLDGGAYTTLEQFEKDVFLICSNAMLYNAPDTVYFRQARSMQELAKKDFENLRQDSDEGEPQLKVVRRGRPPGKSLKKSLESLSSDRVGSEFSSDAALASGTDASGLPSTYNLRKGPGLQKHQPADTLTRPSWGSHSKENYANCSSEWENEFPASVVKAVMKYGMKHFAVDENRRDTYNYSLNSGHEQPIFSTLNGELKQLIPVGLIAENGYVTSLARFAADLGPVVWKIASRKIDSVLPSKVKFGPGWVEEYRSTEQPQCLFSGKQRSSNSTSGNHSSIHLAPATSGSSSIAASRSPLLCNEDIKTIGGLSSQKDLTCAPSLQF, from the exons ATGAAGAGGAAGAAGGGAAGACCCTCCCTCTTAGAACTCCAGAAACGCTCTCTCAAACAACATCAACAGCAGCAAGCGCTTCAACAAAACCCCCTAAATGTCCTAAACACTATTTCTTCTACCAATTCCAGCCGTCGATCCGCTCGCCGGAACCCCAATCTCCACGGAGGCTCCCCAATTCCCGATTGGATTGCCGGAGGaggtggtgatgatgatgatgatgacgacgacgaCGAGCGCCAACAGAAGAAGCATAAGCTATTGCTCGGCCTCAATTCTTCTCGTAATCATCACCATTATCCGATTCCTTCGGCGCACAATTCGGCCTCCTGCGGTTCCGATTCGAACGCGGATGGTGGCGATCCCGAGGCATCCCTCAAGCGACGAAAG GGAGAAAAAGTATCCAAAACTACGCACACACTTCATG GGTCACCGGTGGAGTTTGGCCCCACGACACCTTTGCCAGACAAAAAGTTGTTGCTGTTCATTCTTGACAGGCTTCAAAA GAAGGACACTTACGGGGTTTTCTCTGAGCCAGTTGATCTCAAAGAG CTTCCTGATTACTGTGACATTGTCGCAAACCCAATGGACTTTTCGACTGTCAGGAAAAAACTTGATGGGGGAGCTTATACAACCTTGGAACAATTTGAG AAAGATGTTTTTCTGATATGCTCGAATGCCATGCTGTATAATGCACCAGACACAGTTTATTTTCGACAG GCACGATCAATGCAAGAGCTGGCTAAAAAGGACTTTGAGAATTTGAGGCAAGATAGTGATGAAGGTGAACCACAGCTGAAAGTTGTGAGGCGAGGAAGGCCACCTGGAAAGAGCCTCAAAAAGTCATTGGAGTCATTGTCTTCGGACCGTGTTGGTTCCGAGTTTTCCTCAGATGCAGCTCTAGCTTCTGGAACAGATGCTTCCGGCCTTCCCAGTACTTACAATTTGAGGAAAGGACCTGGTTTACAAAAGCACCAGCCTGCTGATACATTAACTAGGCCCTCCTGGGGTTCTCATAGCAAGGAAAATTATGCCAATTGCTCGTCTGAATGGGAGAATGAATTTCCAG CTTCTGTTGTGAAGGCTGTGATGAAGTATGGAATGAAACATTTTGCAGTAGATGAGAACAGGCGCGACACCTACAACTATTCATTGAATTCTGGACATGAGCAGCCTATCTTTTCCACCTTGAATGGAGAATTGAAGCAGCTAATTCCG GTTGGTTTGATTGCAGAAAATGGCTATGTTACTAGCTTGGCACGATTTGCCGCAGATCTTGGACCTGTTGTTTGGAAAATTGCTTCAAGGAAAATTGATAGTGTTTTGCCTAGCAAGGTGAAGTTTGGTCCTGGGTGGGTAGAAGAATACAGGTCGACTGAGCAGCCACAATGTTTGTTTTCTGGAAAGCAGAGATCTTCAAACTCTACATCTGGTAACCATTCTAGCATACATTTAGCTCCAGCTACTTCTGGTTCAAGCTCTATTGCTGCAAGTAGATCTCCTTTGCTATGTAACGAAGACATCAAAACCATTGGAGGACTAAGCTCTCAAAAGGATTTGACTTGTGCACCTTCCCTTCAGTTTTAG
- the LOC107910682 gene encoding transcription initiation factor TFIID subunit 1 isoform X1 yields the protein MKRKKGRPSLLELQKRSLKQHQQQQALQQNPLNVLNTISSTNSSRRSARRNPNLHGGSPIPDWIAGGGGDDDDDDDDDERQQKKHKLLLGLNSSRNHHHYPIPSAHNSASCGSDSNADGGDPEASLKRRKVTTLSPRSDQMGEKVSKTTHTLHGSPVEFGPTTPLPDKKLLLFILDRLQKKDTYGVFSEPVDLKELPDYCDIVANPMDFSTVRKKLDGGAYTTLEQFEKDVFLICSNAMLYNAPDTVYFRQARSMQELAKKDFENLRQDSDEGEPQLKVVRRGRPPGKSLKKSLESLSSDRVGSEFSSDAALASGTDASGLPSTYNLRKGPGLQKHQPADTLTRPSWGSHSKENYANCSSEWENEFPASVVKAVMKYGMKHFAVDENRRDTYNYSLNSGHEQPIFSTLNGELKQLIPVGLIAENGYVTSLARFAADLGPVVWKIASRKIDSVLPSKVKFGPGWVEEYRSTEQPQCLFSGKQRSSNSTSGNHSSIHLAPATSGSSSIAASRSPLLCNEDIKTIGGLSSQKDLTCAPSLQF from the exons ATGAAGAGGAAGAAGGGAAGACCCTCCCTCTTAGAACTCCAGAAACGCTCTCTCAAACAACATCAACAGCAGCAAGCGCTTCAACAAAACCCCCTAAATGTCCTAAACACTATTTCTTCTACCAATTCCAGCCGTCGATCCGCTCGCCGGAACCCCAATCTCCACGGAGGCTCCCCAATTCCCGATTGGATTGCCGGAGGaggtggtgatgatgatgatgatgacgacgacgaCGAGCGCCAACAGAAGAAGCATAAGCTATTGCTCGGCCTCAATTCTTCTCGTAATCATCACCATTATCCGATTCCTTCGGCGCACAATTCGGCCTCCTGCGGTTCCGATTCGAACGCGGATGGTGGCGATCCCGAGGCATCCCTCAAGCGACGAAAGGTTACCACCCTCAGTCCTAGATCTGATCAAATG GGAGAAAAAGTATCCAAAACTACGCACACACTTCATG GGTCACCGGTGGAGTTTGGCCCCACGACACCTTTGCCAGACAAAAAGTTGTTGCTGTTCATTCTTGACAGGCTTCAAAA GAAGGACACTTACGGGGTTTTCTCTGAGCCAGTTGATCTCAAAGAG CTTCCTGATTACTGTGACATTGTCGCAAACCCAATGGACTTTTCGACTGTCAGGAAAAAACTTGATGGGGGAGCTTATACAACCTTGGAACAATTTGAG AAAGATGTTTTTCTGATATGCTCGAATGCCATGCTGTATAATGCACCAGACACAGTTTATTTTCGACAG GCACGATCAATGCAAGAGCTGGCTAAAAAGGACTTTGAGAATTTGAGGCAAGATAGTGATGAAGGTGAACCACAGCTGAAAGTTGTGAGGCGAGGAAGGCCACCTGGAAAGAGCCTCAAAAAGTCATTGGAGTCATTGTCTTCGGACCGTGTTGGTTCCGAGTTTTCCTCAGATGCAGCTCTAGCTTCTGGAACAGATGCTTCCGGCCTTCCCAGTACTTACAATTTGAGGAAAGGACCTGGTTTACAAAAGCACCAGCCTGCTGATACATTAACTAGGCCCTCCTGGGGTTCTCATAGCAAGGAAAATTATGCCAATTGCTCGTCTGAATGGGAGAATGAATTTCCAG CTTCTGTTGTGAAGGCTGTGATGAAGTATGGAATGAAACATTTTGCAGTAGATGAGAACAGGCGCGACACCTACAACTATTCATTGAATTCTGGACATGAGCAGCCTATCTTTTCCACCTTGAATGGAGAATTGAAGCAGCTAATTCCG GTTGGTTTGATTGCAGAAAATGGCTATGTTACTAGCTTGGCACGATTTGCCGCAGATCTTGGACCTGTTGTTTGGAAAATTGCTTCAAGGAAAATTGATAGTGTTTTGCCTAGCAAGGTGAAGTTTGGTCCTGGGTGGGTAGAAGAATACAGGTCGACTGAGCAGCCACAATGTTTGTTTTCTGGAAAGCAGAGATCTTCAAACTCTACATCTGGTAACCATTCTAGCATACATTTAGCTCCAGCTACTTCTGGTTCAAGCTCTATTGCTGCAAGTAGATCTCCTTTGCTATGTAACGAAGACATCAAAACCATTGGAGGACTAAGCTCTCAAAAGGATTTGACTTGTGCACCTTCCCTTCAGTTTTAG